The Cyclopterus lumpus isolate fCycLum1 chromosome 18, fCycLum1.pri, whole genome shotgun sequence nucleotide sequence CTCTAGTCACCGTCAATAAATCTAAGGACTACTTGACTAAGTTCCCAGAGCtaataagataatataataataataataataataataataataataataataataagacccAGAATATGACTACCAGTGTCTGTACAATGTGCTACTCGCAGCGGTAGTGAGTAGAATGTTGAATTTCTGGATGTTAAATATTCATCTGCAGCATTCGGTAGCGGCCCTCACCTCCTTCTTGAGGCCCAGCAGAGACGTGAGGAGGCCCAGGATGGAGTTGAGGCCGACCTCCCTGGCCAGCTGCGCCAGCTGGGACGAATACTGCAGCAGGTCCTTCAAAGTGTTCACTGCCAGCTGGATGGTCTCATCCGGAGACTGAGACTGAAAccggaaaaaaagagggaaacaTTTGGGTTTTACGCTTTGTCATAATCACGGGAATAGTTTTTATAGGGGAGGCAGGCCGACGGCTccgggtttgtgtgtgtgtgtgtgtgtgtgtacgaatCATACCTGTATGACATGCTGCAGGGAGCGCAGCCAGGAATTGCAGTGCTGCTGGAAGAGCTCACTGGAGCTGTCCTTAACCATCATGGAGAGCAGGCAGAGACCCTCAGACctgtgtacacacatacacggttTTTCAAAATTGGATCAATATATATGAACTGtgacggttaaaaaaaaatgttgacaatGAATGTACATTACAACTAATAATGtactttttgttctcctttaaATCTAGaatatttcaaattaaatggTCACATATAACTTATAGTACATGTGGTAACTTTATACctttatttttgaaatgttgcCAAATTGTAACCTTTTTTTATAATGCAAAAGGAAAAGTGCTATTGTGTATGTATAGcagattatttatataataagaTAAGACAATAACGTTCCTCATTTAAAGTAAGTTATTGTATGGGTGCTTTTGTCTAGACACATTTGAGAACTTGAAAACTTCTGTAGAGGTTATTTACATTCATCCCCAGATTGTTGGTCACCTGGTCAGCAATAAGGAAGATGGGagcagtgagaaaaaaaattagCTTTGGAATGTTTTCATATTCTTAAGCCCCAAAcgctttttaaatgtttttagtaGATAGTGTTTATATGTGTGCCTTCATAGGATAGGGTTTCTTAACTTCACAAGTTAATGTATGACAGGCGGCAACCATTTAGCTTATATATTAGCGAAATACGTTCAGTAATGACGAAAATATGATGTCAGTTCTGAACTTTTACCATGTTTATTGTGATAATGGgcgttacattttttttaattggcatGTAATGTTCTTACCTGGTCTTGCCCGAGCCCAGTTTGACATTGCTGAACCCCACGAGACCCCCGACGGCGCTCGCGCTCTGTGGAGATAAACGCAGGTGTTAAAATACACGCCTCAACTATTAGTTATAAAGAAAAACCACGGAAACACCTGCGTCTCATCCAGATGTCAGCTCAGTGAGCAACAACGCATGGAGCAGGCTAACAGGTAACTAGCCACCAGGCTAACGTGCTCCTCTCCGGCCCGGGGGTCCGGGGGGAAGGTCTCTACCTGCGTCTGGAACACGCCATGTTCTCTGTAGCTGGCCAACAGGGCGGGTAAATACTCTGGACGCTGTTCTTTTAGAACCGACACCAAGCCCTCCGTTAGTCGCATAGCAGATGTCTCACGAAGCCACGCCGATGTAGCCATGTTGCCTTACAGACAGGCGGACGTCACAAGAGCGCGACGTCGCTTTAGGGGCTTCTTTGTTGATGTGCAGCTTCAGTCGCTCCAGCCCCCTCACGCGCCAGTCTTTAGAGAGGCGGACCAAGTCAAGCCCATTTAGTCCCAGCTCTACACCGGGCTAGTCTTGTGGACTACAACAGCACCGCTTGTAGACGTCCCCTGACTCGCTCATGGCGAACGAGCGGCTCAgagctctggaggaggtggagaaagagaTCGCGACGATCCTGCAGTGCGCCGGTGAGGACGCCAGAAGCGCGCAGTGGCTCTCCTTAGCTCATTAGCTGCACTAATACAACATGTTATGATGACTAATGTGAAAGCCCATCGTGTTGTTTGccgttagttagttagctagctagctgatgGATATAAGGAGGAGCAATTAGCAGCTAGCTGGTGGACATAAGGAGGAGCAATTAGCAGCTAGCTGTGGACATAAGGAGGAGCaattagcagctaaagagccagcTATCGTTCTCAGGAAGTCGGTGAACaccaaaaacagagcaacaAGAGGGAGTGAATATTGGATCTGTTCACCATGTGGACACAAATATGACTTCACATGAATGAAAGGTGTGCGCTATCATggttttttggtgtgtgtgtgggggcatgATTAAAATGCCTGGTTATAAATAACGTTGTTTGCACGTTGTGGTACTTACCCCGGCAGGTAATATAGTACTGGAGCTCtccaaagacaaacacaacGCCAGCCTGCTGGACAGACAGTTGGTCCAGTTCCAGGGCTCCGTCAACCGAGTGGAGAGCGAGCTGAGCGGCCAGATCCGATACCTCACCCAGGTCAGAGACACAGGGGTGGTGTTAAGTGTCTTCAACAGAACAGTTCTACCGTGATGATGCAGTTTTGCCTTTCAGGTAaattgtttggtgttttttttttttctccccttgcAGGTAGCTACCGGTCAGCCTCATGAGGGTTCCACCTATTCGGCCAGGAAGGACTGTCAGATGGCACTGAACAGAGCAGAGTATGCCAAGGTCAAACTGGGAGAACTGGGACGGACCTGTGAAGTcatgctggagcagcagcagcaacaacaacagcaacagccgCCGCTGACATGAGAGCAGAGAGATGTTCACTGCAGCATTTCACTCTAATGACTGTATTTGCCACCAGCCTTAACAGTTTTTCAGCAATCTTTGTCAATTTGTAATACAAATACTGAAGTACCACAAGAAACGCAAAGAAAAACTGTGTTCTCTCTAAAGTAGTTTATGTTTTGGgtatattttgttgtttgtaACGTGTTTTAAGATTCCTCTAATACAAAGAAAGTTGATACCAAATGTTTCAGCAGAACCAGACTGTTTTCTGGAGCTGTGATATTCCATCGTACAAGGAAGAATCTTAACAGAGGGAATGCAAAAGATAGCATTTTCTCCACCAATCAAACGTCAATTGTGCGGAATTTTATCAGTGAccaaaatacagtaaaataactttttggatGGTCAGTTCAGGCACTCTGAGTGGGGACAATCTTAAAGGGATGGTTCAGATGTTTAGAAGTGGTTGTGTGAGGAACCTCTCCACAGTCAGTGTACGACTACAGTAGATGGAGTTTGGAGAACCAGCACGGGAGAAAGGGGATGTACTAATGTATTTTAgacattgtattttttattttgtttacactataaatatataatgtcaaTTTAGATTATTTTGAGCGCTTTACCTTACCGTCAGAAGGGGAACTGAAGCCGTTATATATTCAtctatgctctcttcaaagccacgaGACTCCTTTGACAAAACCAGTAGTTGTACTTCAGAGTGTGGACGTTGCTTTGTTAGTTTGTGAGTCCAAACTAACCCCATTTCAAagcacaaagtcacacaataacgtGTAAAGTAACCAATGGAGTTAGTGGTTGACCTGCAACTCCAAGGTAAAAGTCTTGTGGCTTTAAAGAGAGCCAGTCAGAAAGGACTGTCTGACAGCAAGGTAAAGCATtggaaatattctaaatatggtGTACACTGATGTACGGATGTAGTTTATTTTAAGTGATTCTTTTAAATACATCCACAGCAGTGTATTACTTTTCTCTCGTGCTGGTACTTCcatctgtttctccaaactccatctactgtagtaatacccTGACTATGGAGAAGTACCTCATATTACCACCCTTCAAAACAACCAAACAATCGCTTTAACAACTTAAAGGCAGAGAAAGGTCAAAGTGTCTGAAATGCCCACCGCCATCTTGATACTTTGTATGACAGTCCCCAACCTGGCTAATTGGAAAGAACCATGATACTAATGGACGGTAACTGAAGTGTCTTTTGTCCTCAGAACCTTAGTGACATATGACAAACTGTCCTCATTAACGAGTTGTCCTGCACTCTTATATCTGGCCTCGTTACACTTGCTCAACTATATTGTGGTTAACGATGCAGCTGTCCATAATTCACTGAACTTTGTCATTTCAAAAGCCTTTGTCATGTTCTACAAAGATCACACCGCACTCCATTTGACtgattatttgtacattttattgagtaaaataatataattccaataAGAGTATCTTGTAATATGTTCTTCAAATGACGTGAAGTGTTTTATCAATCTCAGGTTTGGTTGGAATGATTAGAGCTGTGGTGTCTTTCACTTACACATTTAAGTATTCATgtcaaaaaagaagaacaaagtaaTCTTCAATTAAAATCATGCATTTTCTGTCTAGAGAGACTTCCACGGGAAATACTGTTCTAACTACACACTAGATAAATATTACAGCCCAGATGATTTGGTGGCAGGCAGATATTAGCTCAGATATCACTGTCTGTTTATATATTGTCCATAATGGTTGAGAAATGAAGAGCTTGTGTAGAAACAGTGTCGCTATTACACACTTTGTCCAACAGAGAGCACTGACAAGAAAAAACAGTAACTTTATCACTAGCACTGATGATAGCATATTGTGTACAGGTGCACTAAAGAAGAGCTGATCTCCAGTAGTGGAAGAAGTAGATCCTttaaaaatactccattacaagtaaaagtcctggaTGGAAAATGTTACTTAAAAGGGTAACGTACGTATTTATCAAGTATATCaaacagtacttgagtaaatgtacttacattccaccactgttGATCTGATTGAAACAACCCTCTGGCTGTTCAATCAGTTTAAATCTCTGTTAGTTCACCCCATAGATATTCCACAAAATACGAAATataactataaaaataaaatcattcctgTTTATTGACCTATACCCCCTTGCTCTCGTtgctccaaatgtttttttaatttttttaattataatgaGGCGAAGGATAAATCAATTGGAAGCAGTAAAAGTTGGAGGTTTCCCTGAAGACAACAGCTGACCTATTGTCAATATAAAAATACCACTTTTATACCTTTGTTTAAAGTTGTTAGAATTATAATTCCTGAATCACAGCAGCGTGTATAAAACTGATATCAGCAGAAAAACTCAAGCAGCAGCACTTCCTGCAAAGATATCTCACTGCACTTAGTGAAAGTCCGACTGTCTCCTATTTTTATACGAACATTCAACCAGTATGAGAAACATCTAGTAGACTACACAGAATAAATGGTACATTTAGAACGTGACCGAACTCAGCAAGCTGTCttcacatgttctccttcttGGGTTCTGGAGGGTTGAGGCGTCCTGTATGGTccacacagacaggtacaccTGCTAACAAAAGGGGTCGCCCTCATCCCTCATCCCGGTTAGCCCCAGGCGAGCAAAGTCTTCAAACACAAAGTCATCGGCCTGAGACGAAGTGCTACAAAGAGAAAGAACGTCCTACGATTACTATAAGAGGGACACTCAACCAGGAAGGATCCACTCGTATGCCGATGATAGTGCCGTTTATCAATTGAGAgagttttggtgtgagttgccgAATGTTGGAGATAGTAGCTGAAGAGATGTCTGCTTTTTCTCTAATATCGGGGAAATAAATGGCACTTGGCTTGTGGGGCTCAAAGtgccaaaaaaaagacacacaaattaTGATACTGTTGTTTAAGATTAAGACACACTTACTTCATCTCAAACTCTATGAGGTTTGTATCCACAGGAGCATCAGCCTCTGGAGCGACTAAAAACAAGAACACATTAAGTGATTAAATGACACTCTAATCCTCCCAGCTCACACAGCTGCACTACTAACtgttatgatgtgtgtgtgtgtgtgtgtgtgtgtgtgtgtgtgtgtgtgtgtgtgtgtgtgagacctaCCTGGCTGTGGTTGGGAGCTGGATTGGTCTGAAGGTTTGGGATGCATCAGGACAAAGGGAAGTTCCACGGCTACATcactacaacaacaaaaaaaaaaccttgttaCCACCCACCATATATCTTTAATATTCTACTCTTTAACTTTTAATAAAGAGTTAAAATATCACTCCACTTATTTAACAAAACAGTCCTGTAACTCTtcaaaaaatgtcaacattcaaattgatgcagcagaaccagagacctctttttttattctacaCAATCTTCCTCATTGTCAAAGCAtggcgcctacattacccacaaagCCTGAGCGGGTTCACCTACCCTCCACGAGACACCACCAGTTTAACTTTGACTCTGTAGGAAACCAGGATCCCCATCATCTCCTTGTTGGTCCCTTCTTTCACTCTGCAGGACACATTTAAACAGGTGTGAGAGAAACAATGGACGCACATGTTCGGCAGTGAACATATCCATGACGTAGTAGACCCTTTTCTGACAGataaaggtgtgtgtatttgtgtgtgtacatggtgCTGGATGCAAGGTTGGTGTCTTCATGCTTCAGCTTTCCATCCAGGGCCAGGCCTCTCTTTTCCCTGTTGGTACCCAGCATGGGGGTCAGAGTGTAGACCTGGCAGGAGGTGGAGCTCGGAGAGACCTGGTCACTGAGATTGGGGGTGAGGGTAAAGGTCAGGGATAGAGGAGCAAAATGGGAACGTGATTAATTAAATACCTGAGGAGGCTGGTAAGATATGTTGGTGGTATATAATTCAATGTTCAGTTGTGAATAATGTAGTGTCATCTACAGACTAATGCAAGCAATACTTATTTACTTTACTAATATTGATTGTAAAGAGGACAAGACCTCAAATGTATCCCTGTGGAACCCCGTTGGTGATGTTGAGACTGCTAACATACTTGAGAGGGTTAGATGGCATGGTTGGATTCTTAAAGGGGTCTACTGGACAAAGACCCAGGGGCCCGAACTGTCAGGGGCCCCCTTGGCCATCACCTACAACATGTCAATTGTCCTAACCAGGAAGAGTCTCCAGACgaccacagagaaacacaagaaaactacaaagagacagctgcaaagagacacagagagaccaAACAAGCTGTAAAGAGACatacaatgactacaaagagtcaaaaaccacagagagaTGCGTAACGGCTACAAATAGACACGAAACATAAACCATGACTGAAATCACCACTATTGCCGCCTGGCCCCTGTAGTGGAAGTCCCCCGATACGCCGGAAACTTCGCTCATTTCAACCTGTGCCAAGAATCCCAATTTCAGAGTTCCAATGAAATGAAGAGGATAACGTTATAGAAAAAAAGACTCACTCTGCTTCCACCTGGGCCACTGGACACTTGTATTGGGCCGTGGAGAACAGACAGATGTCGGCATACTGACGaactgagagacagaggggagagtTACTTTAGTAGTTCCTTTAGCCCTCATCTGTCTTCCATGTCAGCTCACAGTTGGATTGCAAATAACAATACGTTGTTGTCTCAAGTGGTGAACGAGTTCTTTCACTTGTGATAATTGAAACCGCAGTGTGAGGGTGTAGCGCAGACGGAGTTACCGGATATCTTCACCCTTTTCACGCTCTTGGTGGAGTTGTTGGTGACGTGGACGTTGACACTGATGGGCTCACCGTGGTAGTACAGCTGGAGAGAAAACAAGGcttagcagtgtgtgtgtgtgtgtgtgtgtgtcccagtcATCAATGTCTGCGAGCATGTCACCTCCTTATCTAGCGAGGCCTCAAGGTGCAGAGATCTGTCGGACATCAGGAAGCTGCGACTGGTCTCCATCATCGGCTGTGGACCCGGCTTCTCTGGAGCATACTGGACCTTCCGGATCACCAGTTGCACAGagttcctgcacacacacagagcaggttcACGTGCGGTTTCTTCGAGCGCCACACTGGGCAGGGTTGGTTTGGTTGTAGGTTTCAGGTAGTCTGAACGTGTCACACCTCTGGTGGATCTTCTCCTCCACAGTCTTAGCACAGAACGCTCGGAGCTCATAGTCCACGCCGCATGCCTTCCCCGTGTCCTCGGCGCCCGGCTGGAGGGTAACGGAGCAAGGCAGGTTCTGGGGGATCTGAAGGTCAAACAAGGTGAAATCCAAATGGCAGCTCGAGGGTGCATAGTAATATGAAACACCGGTACTACGGAAGCCCTGAGAGGACAGTTaggaagaaatatatattttctgaagCTGAACATaattgttttctctcctgtgtttatgacttgttgtaatactcatttaagccacaagaggctgaagtgCACCACTACTCCGTGTTCCAAGTGAGTTTTAATCTCTCCACACATGGTGCACGTGACACATTACGGCCATGTCTTTGTCCTGGCTACAAGTCAGCGGTAATCTGTTAGAGTGTCAGGGTGAAGCGGAGGTTCAGGTTGTGTTGGTGTTCTTACAGTGAAGTGGAAGGGGTAGGCATGCTGACCCAGCTTCTTCAGCAGTCGCTCCTGCAGCCGGCTCGGAGGTGTCTTTTTCTCCTGCAGAGGAGGGAAGGCCTGGAAGGTGCTGACATACAGGTCCTTGCGGAAGGAAAGGCCCAGGACGTCCAGGTCCTCCCGGCCGTAGCGGAATGCACAGGTCAGAGTCACAAACACTGAGGACGGACGACGGCATCGATGAAATGGATGGTCATTCAGTCACCGGGTGACTTTGTGTCCATCTTCATGTTTACCTACCTTTTCGATCTTTCAGATACTCTTGGTCTACGAGGAGCACTCCGTCTagagaacacacacgcacacacacgcacacacacgcgcacacacgcatacacacttTTTGTTTGGGGCTGAAATGCTTTCTCTCCGCAGTGTGTATAATACTTAGGTCCCCAATTCAGGGGGCGCATTTCTAAACTAAACACATCTTAAAAGGGCTAACAAGGTTTGTTTCATTTCAgccccctccttccccctcaaATGTGAGATGGAGATTTTCTTTTGCCCAAATTTGGACACAACACGCGTGTCCTTTGCAGCCCTCAGCATCCCATGATCTAGTGTCAGCCAGAGTGTTGAAGTGAAATGCCACAGCTCTGAATCATGAACGTTGTTAGTTTGGTCACGCTAAACCTATTTATTGCCTTTGAGGAAAATACAGATTAAGCGAAAGCTAGTGTGGAGAAAATGTATCAATTTGTTGAccatacacatgtgtgtgtgtgtgtgtgcgtgtgtgtgtgtgtggtcctgaCTTCGGGGACCCATTTCAGACTGAAGACCAGTTATTTGGGGAGGGCTTATGCAATTGGGTACAAAAGCTGTGTCCCCAATTAAGAAGAAGCCCTAAATCATACACCACTCTaaggtctgtttgactctaaatgaccataatctactaaatgatgtagatgctgtattgaagaagacttgaaactagagattgagaccataaactcatgtttactgaggaaataaatcaagagagaagtagagtaattgtatatagacttctatacaaccaggagtcgccccctggtggtcagtagagagagttTTAGAAAGATGTTCGTGCATTTAGACTCACCAACTGGATCTATGTGGTCTAAGTGATCAACAAAGTCTCGCTTCCCCAGATAAACTGTGAGCtgtggaaagaaagagagcgatTAGGATAATCCAGGACAGGAGATGTTTGATAGAGGGAGaaataatgaacacacacacacacacacacacactaccttgCAGTTGGGGCTGGACTTCTTAAAGACTCTGTAAAACGAGATAGAAAGCACATGTTGTAAACCGAGAATTTACAAtcacagggtgtgtgtgagagtgtgtcacTCCAATTTGagattgatttattaatttatttattgatatcaGCAACCTGCGCTGAGCCACACAAATTCAAAGCAGCGCTGTGACTGAAAACGCCCCTGACATCATTGAAGCTTCAAAGCGTTTCAGATGTTTGTGTATTCTGTGTCGTGGTTCGATCTCTCAGATCTCACAGCAGCCCAGTTTGAGATCTCTGCTACCGGCCCTTTAAGAAGACATGTGTCAGAGGGTCAGCGATGCTCACACCACTATGGGAGCTCGGCCTGGTGGCTTTTCAGATGGTCCGGTGTCGGTCGGCAACATTGGAGGAATATTCGAGGTTGAAACTTTCCATGGGAATAGACGGGAATAAAATAGAAGTACAGCCGGTATTTATCAAGTCCTATgcattttatccaaagcgacttacaaatgtggtctctgcatttaacccatccttaggatccttaaggagcagtgggctgctgtgaactgggggttcagtgtcttgctcaaggacacttcaacatggaTCTGTCGGGAGAGCGGGGATCCAACCGACCATTCTACCGCCCTGATATCAGAAGCAGACACCAAAGTCACACCGTCGaatagaaataaacaaacaaatcaacaatttaaagttaaagtttaaataaataatgagttGACTCATTCAGCATTGTATTGAGCTCTCATTGATCACCAACAAAACAttctagggctgcaactaatgattattttaataatcgattaatctgtcgattatctGTTCGATTAatcggataaaaaaaagaagaaaaaaaaaaaagcagcattaatttccaaccctttattcaacagaactgtgcaataaaatgcacaggtaacaggtaccgtgaATTCAGaactatagagcgcacctatc carries:
- the med11 gene encoding mediator of RNA polymerase II transcription subunit 11 isoform X1 encodes the protein MANERLRALEEVEKEIATILQCAGNIVLELSKDKHNASLLDRQLVQFQGSVNRVESELSGQIRYLTQVATGQPHEGSTYSARKDCQMALNRAEYAKVKLGELGRTCEVMLEQQQQQQQQQPPLT
- the med11 gene encoding mediator of RNA polymerase II transcription subunit 11 isoform X2, whose amino-acid sequence is MKGNIVLELSKDKHNASLLDRQLVQFQGSVNRVESELSGQIRYLTQVATGQPHEGSTYSARKDCQMALNRAEYAKVKLGELGRTCEVMLEQQQQQQQQQPPLT
- the arrb2b gene encoding arrestin, beta 2b, giving the protein MGDKAGTRVFKKSSPNCKLTVYLGKRDFVDHLDHIDPVDGVLLVDQEYLKDRKVFVTLTCAFRYGREDLDVLGLSFRKDLYVSTFQAFPPLQEKKTPPSRLQERLLKKLGQHAYPFHFTIPQNLPCSVTLQPGAEDTGKACGVDYELRAFCAKTVEEKIHQRNSVQLVIRKVQYAPEKPGPQPMMETSRSFLMSDRSLHLEASLDKELYYHGEPISVNVHVTNNSTKSVKRVKISVRQYADICLFSTAQYKCPVAQVEADDQVSPSSTSCQVYTLTPMLGTNREKRGLALDGKLKHEDTNLASSTIVKEGTNKEMMGILVSYRVKVKLVVSRGGDVAVELPFVLMHPKPSDQSSSQPQPVAPEADAPVDTNLIEFEMNTSSQADDFVFEDFARLGLTGMRDEGDPFC